The Anolis sagrei isolate rAnoSag1 chromosome Y, rAnoSag1.mat, whole genome shotgun sequence genome contains a region encoding:
- the LOC132782116 gene encoding phospholipase A and acyltransferase 3-like — protein sequence MGQETSVENREPEPGDIVEFPRGVYRHYGIAIGNGYVIHLTSAEPELPGFHFSSSGGGPKGKVKKERLSHVAWDNKYWVNNIYDHKKKPRKPEDIVYLAKAMVGKEMDYDLLQGNCEHFATMLRYGDPKSKQAEDGIIAGSATLGTIAGGAILIGAAIAIFKGTAGKHDED from the exons ATGGGCCAAGAAACATCT GTAGAAAACAGAGAACCGGAGCCTGGAGACATAGTTGAGTTTCCTCGAGGGGTATACCGTCATTACGGCATAGCCATAGGCAATGGTTATGTGATCCACCTCACAA gtGCGGAGCCAGAGCTTCCTGGCTTCCATTTCTCATCTAGCGGTGGTGGCCCGAAGGGAAAAGTGAAGAAAGAACGCCTCTCTCACGTGGCCTGGGACAACAAGTATTGGGTCAACAACATATATGACCACAAGAAGAAGCCCAGAAAGCCAGAGGACATTGTCTATCTTGCCAAGGCCATGGTGGGGAAGGAAATGGATTACGACTTGCTCCAGGGCAACTGTGAGCATTTCGCCACAATGCTGCGCTATGGAGATCCAAAGAGCAAACAG GCTGAAGATGGCATCATTGCTGGATCTGCAACGTTAGGTACCATTGCAGGTGGAGCAATTCTGATTGGAGCCGCCATAGCCATATTCAAGGGAACTGCAGGAAAACACGATGAAGACTAG